In Megalobrama amblycephala isolate DHTTF-2021 linkage group LG10, ASM1881202v1, whole genome shotgun sequence, one DNA window encodes the following:
- the sertad2b gene encoding SERTA domain-containing protein 2b yields MLGKGAKRKLDEDEEGLEGKALAAGPGAMVDGLSKVSYTLQRQTIFNMSLMKLYNHRALTEPSLEKRVLINNMLRRIQDELKQEGNLRPLFFPPSPPPDDPVDEGFREAQPAFSVLSMVAPPLSQSTALSAPVLTSPSSGLSNPAPLEACLTPASLLEEDSVTLCTSPSPLAPPPPPPTLPRLPLPVARDSFSSALDEIEELCPSPLPTATSAPGATSHSSLTVTLQMPLCLPSLNSGALDSKDCSKPCSPKLEGLVPLPEESSAAPSAPETLPPNNLDMSTSPSASSSGFLTDLALDDILFADIDTSMYDFDPCTSSSGAAPSKLAPMVTADELLKTLSPYSGAAPAVSSNQPFKMDLTELDHIMEVLVGS; encoded by the coding sequence ATGTTGGGTAAAGGGGCAAAGCGGAAACTAGATGAGGATGAAGAGGGGCTGGAAGGCAAAGCGTTGGCGGCAGGGCCCGGAGCGATGGTCGACGGGCTCTCAAAGGTCTCCTACACGCTGCAGAGGCAGACCATCTTCAACATGTCTCTGATGAAGCTGTACAACCACCGGGCGCTCACTGAGCCCAGCTTGGAAAAACGCGTGCTCATCAACAACATGCTGAGGCGCATCCAGGACGAGCTGAAGCAGGAAGGCAACCTGCGGCCTCTCTTTTTCCCTCCTTCCCCTCCACCCGACGACCCCGTGGATGAGGGTTTCCGTGAGGCGCAGCCTGCCTTTAGCGTGTTGTCCATGGTGGCACCGCCGCTGTCCCAATCCACAGCACTCTCCGCTCCAGTTCTTACATCGCCTTCGTCAGGGCTGTCAAACCCAGCACCTCTGGAGGCCTGTCTCACCCCAGCTTCACTTTTAGAGGAGGACAGTGTCACGCTTTGCACATCACCCTCTCCGCttgctcctcctcctcctccgccaACCCTGCCCAGACTCCCTTTACCTGTGGCCAGAGACAGTTTTTCTTCTGCCCTGGATGAGATtgaggaactctgtccttcgcCCTTACCTACAGCTACATCAGCGCCCGGTGCTACCTCCCACTCGTCCCTTACAGTGACCCTCCAAATGCCGTTGTGTCTCCCCAGCTTAAACTCAGGGGCCTTGGACTCCAAAGACTGCAGTAAGCCTTGCAGCCCAAAGCTTGAAGGGCTGGTCCCGCTGCCCGAGGAAAGCTCGGCGGCCCCCAGTGCACCAGAAACTCTTCCTCCTAACAACCTGGACATGAGCACCTCACCCTCCGCCTCGTCCTCGGGCTTTCTGACAGACCTGGCCCTGGACGACATTCTCTTTGCAGACATTGACACCTCCATGTACGACTTTGACCCCTGCACCTCATCCTCAGGTGCCGCTCCCTCAAAACTGGCGCCCATGGTGACGGCGGACGAGCTTCTCAAGACTCTTTCGCCCTACAGCGGTGCTGCTCCTGCTGTCAGCTCAAACCAACCTTTCAAAATGGACCTCACTGAACTGGACCATATTATGGAGGTGCTTGTAGGATCATGA
- the lgalslb gene encoding lectin, galactoside-binding-like b, which translates to MAVASMEKDAINTEDDLHLNNSFGDAGLISPDKEDISRILTVPFSGRIRGGMRPGKKIIIMGIIDPEPDSFDISLNCGHSEEKDDEELTDVALKLSARFTERQFLRNARVSGKWSEEEAPISYFPFIPDQPFRIEIHCEHQRFRIFVDGHQLFDFYHKVKSLLAINMIRIVGSLQITKLG; encoded by the exons ATGGCGGTGGCGAGCATGGAAAAGGACGCGATA AACACCGAAGATGATCTTCACCTTAATAATTCATTTGGAGATGCTGGGCTTATCTCCCCTGATAAAGAAGACATCTCTCGTATTCTG ACAGTTCCTTTCAGTGGACGGATTAGAGGTGGGATGAGGCCTGGGAAGAAGATCATTATTATGGGCATCATTGATCCAGAGCCAGACAG cTTTGACATCAGTTTGAACTGTGGCCACAGTGAGGAGAAAGATGATGAAGAGCTCACTGATGTGGCCCTTAAACTCAGCGCACGATTCACTGAAAGGCAGTTCCTGAGGAATGCACGAGTCTCTGGGAAATGGAGTGAGGAGGAGGCACCTATATCTTACTTCCCCTTCATCCCGGACCAGCCTTTcagg ATTGAGATCCATTGCGAACACCAGCGTTTTAGGATCTTTGTGGATGGACACCAGCTGTTTGACTTTTATCACAAAGTAAAGTCTTTGCTGGCCATTAATATGATCCGGATAGTTGGGAGTCTTCAGATCACCAAGCTGGGCTAA
- the echs1 gene encoding enoyl-CoA hydratase, mitochondrial: MALLCRSTGLLLKNSKLLPSALAATRQCSSGGQYQYILVDKKGEKKNVGFIQLNRPKALNALCDGLMMEVGKALDAFEDDREVGAIVVTGSEKAFAAGADIKEMQNRTFQECYGGNFLAHWNRVSTVKKPVIAAVNGFALGGGCEFAMMCDIIYAGEKAQFGQPEILLGTIPGAGGTQRLTRAVGKSLAMEMVLTGDRISAQEAKQSGLVSKVFPVDQLVSEAIKCGEKIAGNSKIVSAMAKEAVNAAFELTLAEGSRLEKRLFHATFATEDRKEGMTAFVEKRKAAFQDN, encoded by the exons ATGGCGCTACTCTGCAGATCCACAGGGTTACTTCTCAAAAACAGCAAACTGCTACCCTCTGCATTAGCAGCAACAAGGCAATGCAGTTCAG GTGGCCAGTATCAGTATATACTGGTTGACAAAAAAGGTGAAAAGAAGAATGTCGGTTTCATCCAACTGAATAGACCAAAGGCCCTGAATGCTCTTTGTGATGGGCTTATGATGGAGGTGGGCAAAGCCCTTGATGCATTCGAGGATGACAGAGAAGTGGGAGCAATTGTCGTCACAGGGAGTGAAAAAGCCTTTGCAG CTGGAGCTGATATTAAAGAGATGCAGAATCGAACCTTTCAAGAGTGCTATGGTGGAAACTTCTTGGCACATTGGAACCGGGTATCAACAGTCAAAAAgcctgttattgctgctgtcaATGGGTTTGCG CTTGGTGGAGGATGCGAGTTTGCCATGATGTGTGATATAATCTATGCTGGGGAAAAGGCACAGTTCGGACAGCCAGAAATCTTGCTCGGGACCATTCCTG GTGCTGGTGGCACTCAGAGGCTTACAAGAGCAGTGGGAAAATCCCTTGCGATGGAGATGGTTCTCACAGGAGACCGAATCTCAGCTCAGGAGGCCAAACAGTCTG GTCTGGTAAGTAAAGTATTTCCTGTGGATCAGCTGGTTTCAGAAGCGATCAAATGTGGAGAGAAAATAGCTGGCAATTCCAAAATTGTATCAGCCATGGCAAAGGAAGCTGTTAATGCAG CATTTGAACTGACTTTAGCCGAGGGCAGTCGACTTGAGAAAAGATTGTTCCATGCAACCTTTGCTACG GAGGACAGAAAAGAGGGCATGACTGCCTTTGTCGAGAAGAGAAAGGCTGCTTTCCAGGACAATTAA
- the fuom gene encoding fucose mutarotase — translation MVILKGIPSILTPELLYVLAQMGHGDELVLADANFPSTSICKCGPVEIRADGVGIPELLKAILKLFPLDTYEDSAAVMDLVQSDKLKGLKVPVWDRYSALLKQAGSDGNFSFVERFAFYERAKKAFAVVATGETALYGNLIIKKGVIPPDEQC, via the exons ATGGTTATACTAAAAGGAATTCCATCAATACTTACGCCTGAGTTATTGTATGTTTTGGCGCAAATGGGTCATGGAGATGAACTAG TTCTTGCAGATGCAAATTTTCCATCCACATCTATTTGCAAATGTGGTCCAGTGGAGATAAGAGCGGATG GTGTAGGTATACCAGAACTTCTGAAGGCAATACTGAAGCTTTTTCCTCTTGATACCTATGAGGATTCA GCAGCTGTCATGGACCTTGTGCAGAGTGACAAATTAAAGGGGCTGAAAGTGCCGGTATGGGACCGGTACTCTGCCCTCCTGAAACAAGCAGGATCAGAT GGTAACTTCAGCTTTGTTGAGCGGTTTGCATTTTATGAGCGTGCCAAGAAGGCATTTGCTGTAGTGGCAACTGG GGAGACTGCACTGTATGGAAATCTTATCATCAAGAAAGGTGTCATTCCGCCTGATGAACAATGCTGA
- the si:ch211-217g15.3 gene encoding uncharacterized protein si:ch211-217g15.3: MMRFSVLICLSVLLFSTSAKPYGPREKVFGKAVQDTVFDHPNGKMIHGIKEVEPPQDMDITDFDIDPNMLIWKAVKEEIQQKYDRPEEDKDALYHSFGINHPADPKQHENYFQPLGHDQVQKYDKPEEDRDDLYHGMFGVAVEPMSGEKDVIGGNARPIYSSPEEDKDDLYHADLKGHQSDQQAMNIFPIRPKRVHTEPEVDLDDLYHKQ; encoded by the exons ATGATGAG GTTTTCTGTTCTAATCTGCTTATCTGTGCTGCTGTTCAGCACTTCGGCCAAACCATACGGGCCCAGG GAAAAAGTGTTTGGCAAAGCAGTTCAGGACACAGT TTTTGATCATCCCAATGGGAAGATGATCCATGGAATTAAGGAGGTGGAGCCACCACAGGACATGGATATTACAGATTTTGACATCGATCCTAACATGTTGATTTGGAAAGCTGTAAAAGAAGAAATTCAGCAGAAATACGACAGACCTGAAGAGGATAAAGATGCTCTCTACCATTCCTTTGGTATAAATCATCCAGCTGACCCAAAACAGCATGAAAACTACTTTCAGCCACTGGGACACGATCAGGTACAGAAGTATGACAAACCAGAAGAAGACAGGGACGATCTATACCACGGCATGTTTGGTGTAGCTGTTGAACCAATGAGCGGAGAGAAGGATGTAATTGGAGGTAATGCCAGGCCCATTTACTCAAGCCCTGAAGAGGACAAAGATGACCTGTACCACGCAGATCTCAAAGGACATCAGTCTGACCAGCAGGCGATGAATATATTCCCCATTCGCCCCAAAAGAGTGCACACAGAGCCAGAGGTAGACCTGGATGACCTTTATCATAAGCAATGA